The DNA region GTCCATGATGACCCCGATGTGCTTGGGCACCTGGTCGTGGTCAAGGTGGCCTTCCACCCTGCGTGCATAGAACCTGACCAGCAAGCGGCGCAGGTTGTCGCGCAGGTTCACGTTTTCGTCAGCCCCTCCGTGCAGATAACGGTCCCCCGAGGGCGACACCCTACCGCTGCTGGAGCCCCGCTCCCCCTTGGGGTGCAAGGCCTCCTGCTCGCCGGGCGGCACCGGGCGAGGGCGGGCCGTGCGGGGCGCCGACGCCTCGCCGCATGGGACGACGGCACGTCAGGGGCGTACGCCGGGCGCGTGTGAGCGCACAAAAAACGGGCCGGTCCGTGGGGGGGAGACGGACCGGCCCGAGGGGGGGTTTCCACCATAACCCTTCGTAAGTGATGCTGCGTGCATCGGCGTGCCACAACTACTCTCCGGAGTCGCCCGACAACGCCCGAGTGAGTGCGGAAGCGTTCATTCAAGGGAAGAACGTGGCCGAATCACAGCGGATTCCAAGGCAGCGGAGGCGAATCCGGAGGGAACCAGGGGGTTTGCGAGCGGTTGTGGGGCACTGGGCCATCCGCCTCGGACGTACGCCCCAAGGGTGACGCACTCGGGAACGTCCACTTGACGCCAAGGTGGTTTCGCGGCCTCGGCCACTTCACGACTCCGACCGAACCGGAACCCCGGTGCGGGAACCCTGAACGCGCCCCCCGGCGCTGCCGGCAGGGCACCGCGCGGCCCCCTCCTCCGCGCGGTACCGCTCCGCGCAGCTTTGCTCACGCGAATTACCTTGCTTCGAATTTACGTGAGGCGGAGAGGTGCAACGGACCATCCGGGATAACGATGTGGAAACCCTGTGCACGTTTCCTGGATTTTCGTGAGGGGCCTCACCCGGTCCGGGTGGCGACCGGCGGCTCTTTGCTCAAGTCTGAGTGTTTACGGGAGATAATTTCCTTCATGTGCAGATCACCCCATTCGCCCAGCGGCAGGAGCGCGGTGTTCAGCGCCTTGCCCAGCTCGGTGAGCGAGTACTCCACGCGGGGCGGCACCTCGCCGTACACCTCCCGGTGCACCACTCCGTCCGCCTCCAGCTCGCGCAGCTGCTGACTGAGCACCTTCTCGCTGATTCCGGGAGAGTGCCCGCCGCCGATGTCCCGGCGCAGCTCCCCGAAGCGCATCGTGCCGCCCACGTGCAGCGCCCAAAGGATCATCGGCTTCCACTTGCCGCCCACGACGTCCACGGCCGCGTCCAGGCCACAGCTGTAGGGCCCCTTGTCCTTCGACATGGTCGACTCCTCCCAAGACCGGGGCAGCGGACAGGATCTGACCTCAATGACGTCTAGCGTCGCTGCCATGACATCGAGGATCACATGGGACGAGGCGAGCGCGCGGCGCTACGAGCGGCAACTGCTGCGGGCGCCCGCGCCGGCCGGCACCCCCGTCGCCGAGGTCGTTTCCACGCTGCTCGCCACGCACGCGCAGGTCCTGTCCGCCGCCGAGCTCTCCGTGGGCCTGCGGCTCGACGGCGCGACCCGCCAGGACGTCCGCTCGGCGCTGTGGGACAACCGGAGCCTGGTGAAGACGTACGGGCCGCGCGGCACGATCCATCTCCTCGCCGCCGCCGAACTCCCCTTCTGGAGCGCCGCGCTGACCGCCGTGCCGAGCGGCGCGAGCGCCCCGCCGGGCGTGCGGATGACGCCCGGGCAGGAGGAGCAGGTCGTCGCCGCGATCGGTGAGGCCCTCGACGGACGGCAGCTGACCATCGACGAGCTGTCCGAGGAGGTCGTGGCCCGCACGGGCCCCTGGGCCGGGGACCTCGTGATGGAGGCCTTCCAGGGCAAGTGGCCGCGCTGGCGTCAGGTCATGCATCGCGCGGGCCAGTCCGGCGCGCTGTGCTTCGCCCCCAACCGCGGCCGCAAGGCCGCCTACACCCGCCCGCCGCACTTCGACCCGCTCCCCGCGGACGAGGCGCTCGCCACGCTCGTGGGCCACTATTTGCACGCGTACGGTCCCGCGACGCCGCAGCACTTCGCCAAGTGGGCCGCCGCGCCCCGGGGTTGGGCCGCCGGCCTCTTCGCGACGCTGGCCTCCTCGGGCGGGATCGAGGAGGTCGACTTCGAGGGGGCGCCGGCCTGGGTGGTGGCGGGCGACACGGAGTTCACGGCTGAGGCCGTACGCGGGGTGCGGCTGCTCCCCTACTTCGACGCGTACGCCATCGCCGCGCAGCCCCGCGAGCGGATGTTCCCCGGCTCGGCGTACGAGCGGGCCCTGGCGGGCGGGCAGGCGGGGAACTATCCGGTGCTGCTCGTCGACGGCGTGGTCGCCGGGGTCTGGCACCAGCGGCGGCAGGGGAAGCGGACGACGGTGACGGTGGAGCCGCTTGCCCGGCTGACCAAGGCGCAGGAGCGGGAACTGCGGGAACAGGTGGAGCGGGTCGGTGAAGTGCTGGAGGCCGGGCCCGAGTTGGTGGTGGGGAAGGTGACGGCGGGCCCGCACGCGTAACCCGCGGACGTCAACTCCGCCCGGCCCTCGGGGGCTTGTTCGCGCCACGTGCTCTACGGCCGGCGAGCCTCGATGAGGTGGCGGGAGCTGTGGGCCACGAACGGGCCCTCGGCCACGATCCGCTCGTGCAGCTCCAGGAGCCGGGTCCGGTACTGGTCCACGGTGAAGCCGGGCACCATCCACACCACCTTCCGCAGGAAGTGCACGACGGCCCCGATGTCGTGGAACTCCATCCGCAGCCGCTCCGCACGCAGATCGACGATCTCAAGACCGGCCGCCTCGGCTCCGGCACGCTCACGGCCGGGGTGACGGGCGTTGCGGTTGGCCTCAGGCTGGGGGCCGAGGAAGTACTCGACGAGTTCGTAGACGCTGCTGGGTCCCACGTGCTGGGCGAAGTAGGTGCCGCCGGGCGCGAGGACACGGGCGATCTCCGTCCAGTGCGCCGTCACCGGGTGCCTGCTCACGACGAGGTCGAACGCCGCGTCGCCGAACGGCAGCGGGGCGTCCTCCGGTGAGGCGACGACCACCGCGCCGCGCGGGTGGAGCAGGGCGGTGGCCTTGGCGACGTTCGGCGGCCAGCCCTCGGTGGCGACCGTCAGGCGCGGCAACTCCCGTGCCGACGCAAGGACTTCGCCGCCGCCGGTCTGGATGTCGAGAGCGGCCTCCGCCGTGGCCAGACGCTCGGCCATGGCCCGCGCGTATCCCCAGGAGGGGCGCTCCTCGGTGGCCCGCCCCTCGAACCACGAGAAGTCCCAGCCCTCGGTGGGGGCGGCTTCGCCTTCGGCGACGAGTTCTTCGAAGGAGAGGGCGGAGGGGGTGGAGGACGCGGCCGGGTTCATCGGGCGATGGTGACAGGCGGGGTCGGAGTGCCGCGACCGAATTCCCGGGGGCCGGCCGCCGGGCGCTGTCACGTTCGCGGGTTCCCGTCGAGTACGGAGTCGAGTACGGAGTCGAGTACGAGGAGGACGTACGCATCCTCTCCACGGCGGACCCGAGCCGTCGTCGCTCATGCCGAGGGCGTCGGGCACCGGGCGCCGACACTCGGCCCCGGCATGAGCGACGACGGCTCGGGCCCCCTAGGGAACGAGGGGGCGTACGTCCTCGGCGGTGAAGCGCACGAAGGCCTCGGGGTCCGGTTCGTCGGCGGTCGGCTGGAGGATCACGGTGTCGGCGCCGGCGTCCGTGAGACGGCGGACGGCCTCGGCGACCGCCTCCGCGTCCCCGGCGACCCCGAGGTCCGGGACCGACGCCGCGCCCTCCGCCTCCAACTCGGCGCGGAGACGGGCGGCGGCGTCGGGGCCGGTGGCGGTGAGGAGGTAGACGACGACGGAGTGCGGGGCGTCGGTACGGGAGGCCGACTTCCGCCCCTCGTCGATCAGCTGGCGCGCCTTGCGCACGCCTTCCGGGGGCGTGCCGGCGGTGAGGATGGTGCCGTCCGCGAACTCGCCCGAGAGCCGGAGCGTACGCGGTCCTGTGGCTCCCGCGAGGATCGCCACCGGTGCCTGCGGGGGCCAGTCGAGGGCGACGTCGTCCAGCTTCACGTACCGGCCGTCCGTGGTCACCCGCTCGCCCCGCAGCAGCGCGCGCAACGCCACGAGGTACTCACGCAGCAGCGTCACGGGCGACTCGGCCCGCGCTCCGACCTGCCCCATCCAGTCCTGTACGCCGTGGCCGACGCCGACGATCGCCCGCCCCGGGAAGAGCCGGTCCAGGGTGGCGGTCTCCATCGCCGTCACGGCGACGTTCCGCAGCGGCACGGGAAGCAGACCCACTCCCACCCGCAGCCGTTCCGACCAGGCCAGCGCTGCCGCCGCCGCGGAGATCCCCCCTTCCAGAAAGCAGTCCTCCCACAACCACAGCTCCTCCAGCCCCGCGTCCTCCGCCGTACGGACCATCGCGCGCAGACGTTCTGGGGGCAGCTGAGGCCGGAACACGGCACCTAGTGCAGTCATGCCGCCTTCCTACCCGGTCCCGGGGGCTAACTCTCCCCCTTCGGGAACGTCACCTCCACGCGGCGGTTCTTGCGGCGGCCCTGTTCCGAGGTGTTGTCGGCGATCGGGTAGTCCTCGCTGTAGCCGCGTACCGCGAAGGTGACGTTCGTGCCGCCGAGGGCGGCGGCGAGTTCCTCGTGGACGACTTCGGCGCGGTTCTTGGAGAGGGTCAGGCCGTGTGCGTACGAGCCCAGGTTGTCGGTGAAGCCGAAGACGCGGACGTTCGTGGCGTTCTGGGCCTTGATCTCGTCCGCGATCGCCTTGATGCGGGAACGTGCCTCGGGGTTGAGTTTCGAGCTGTCCTTCGGGAACAGCACCTCCGCCTGGAGCGCGAACGTCACGTCCTCGTTGGTGTCCACGCGGCGTTCCTCGCCGCCGAGGTCCTCGACGACCGACTTGATGTCCAGCACCCGCGCGGGCGCGAGCGTGGCGCCGTCGGCGAGCTTCAGCCCCGGGCTGTTCGCGTCCACTTCAGGGGGTGGCGAACTGCTGACACTGCCCGGCGGAGCACTCGGGTCCTCGTCGTCCGCCTGGGCCGGGGTGAGGGGCGTCAGGAAGACGAGCGTGGTGAGGGCGGTGAAGGTGATCGCGGTGGTGCGGAGGGTGAGGGACATGGTCACTCGCCCTCGGAGAGTTCGACGGACGCGGGGGGCATGGAGCCGACCTGGAAGGAGACCTTGGTGGTGTCCTCGGGCGGGGCGGGGAACTGGGCGAACCACTCCGCGGTGTCACCCGACAGCACGCCCCCGGTGAACCGGGTGCACAGGCAGCGCCCTTCCGTGTCACGCAGGACGAGGTACTTCTTCTTGCCCTTCTGATCGACCACGCTCGCGCCGGCGATCGACCCGCCGTTCTTGGCCAGTTCGCTCTCGTCGCCCCGCCAGTCCGCGGCGACCCACGGCTTGCCGCTGCTGTTCGTCACCCTTCCTTCGACAGTGACGAAGCCACCGTCGTCCCGGGTGGCCGACGTGACAGCCAGGGTCAGACCGCCGGCCTTGACTTCCGCCAACGTCTGCTCGGCGGGCGGTGCTTGGGATTCCTGCTTGTCGTCGTCCCCGTCGTCGTTCTTTGCAGGCGACGAGGACGACGTCTTCTTGTCCGAACCGCCGTCGTCTCCCCCGCCGCAGCCGGCCACCGTGAGGACCAGCCCAGTCGTGATCGCCACCGCGGTCAGTACCGTGCGGCCCTTCTTGGTGCGCCGAATGTTCATCGGTACGGCTTCCTTTCACTCGGCCAGTTGCACAGAGAACAGCACGGACGCGTCCGGAAGGTCGTCCAAATCGAAATCTTCGGGGTCGATGTTCACCGGTTCGCCGTCGCAGTCGAGTTCGACGACGTCCTTGGGGTCCTCGGGTATGTCGAAGTCGCAGCGGGGCTCGATGACAGCCACGGCATCGGCCGTCGCCTGCATGTTCTCCGTGCCCGGGATGATGGAGTCTCCGACCGTGTAGTTGGTCTGGATCTCCACGTCGTAGCCGGGAAACTCGGCCACGGTCGCGCCCGCGAACCCCGTGACGGACGCGTTGTTCTCGGCGGCCAACGCGTCGGCCGCCGCGGCGGCTTCGCCGCCTTCGAGGTCTTCGGGATCGAGCCAGTCCCACCAGCCGGCGTCCCCTCCGACGACGGCGTCCCCCAGGCCCTTCACCAGTTCGTCCCGAGCGCTCTGTGCCGCGGCCAACGCAGCGGCGTCCGCCGCGGATTGAGCTCCGTTACGGGCGGACGCCGCTTGAGCGAATGCGAAGAACGCGAACCCGGCGAAGAGTAGAATCCCCGTCAGCCAGATGGCGATGGGGAGAGTCGACCCCCGGTCGCCGCGCGGACGTGCGGAGATCAGCCTCCGACGACGCTGGTGACCGCTGCCAGGATCGCACCCGAGATCAGGCCGTCCAGCCCCAGCCCGTCGATCAGCGTGAAGATTCCCGCGATCAGGATCATCAGGCCCGCGTACTCCACGAAGCCCGCTCCCGCGTCCCGGTCCCGTCCTCGCATTCGGGAGGCCACGGTGCGGGCCCACCCTCGGACCGCTTGCTTCGTCCCCATGGACGTCTCCGGCTGCAGGCTCTTGGT from Streptomyces sp. NBC_00258 includes:
- a CDS encoding OmpA family protein, coding for MSLTLRTTAITFTALTTLVFLTPLTPAQADDEDPSAPPGSVSSSPPPEVDANSPGLKLADGATLAPARVLDIKSVVEDLGGEERRVDTNEDVTFALQAEVLFPKDSSKLNPEARSRIKAIADEIKAQNATNVRVFGFTDNLGSYAHGLTLSKNRAEVVHEELAAALGGTNVTFAVRGYSEDYPIADNTSEQGRRKNRRVEVTFPKGES
- a CDS encoding winged helix DNA-binding domain-containing protein gives rise to the protein MTSRITWDEASARRYERQLLRAPAPAGTPVAEVVSTLLATHAQVLSAAELSVGLRLDGATRQDVRSALWDNRSLVKTYGPRGTIHLLAAAELPFWSAALTAVPSGASAPPGVRMTPGQEEQVVAAIGEALDGRQLTIDELSEEVVARTGPWAGDLVMEAFQGKWPRWRQVMHRAGQSGALCFAPNRGRKAAYTRPPHFDPLPADEALATLVGHYLHAYGPATPQHFAKWAAAPRGWAAGLFATLASSGGIEEVDFEGAPAWVVAGDTEFTAEAVRGVRLLPYFDAYAIAAQPRERMFPGSAYERALAGGQAGNYPVLLVDGVVAGVWHQRRQGKRTTVTVEPLARLTKAQERELREQVERVGEVLEAGPELVVGKVTAGPHA
- a CDS encoding class I SAM-dependent methyltransferase, which encodes MNPAASSTPSALSFEELVAEGEAAPTEGWDFSWFEGRATEERPSWGYARAMAERLATAEAALDIQTGGGEVLASARELPRLTVATEGWPPNVAKATALLHPRGAVVVASPEDAPLPFGDAAFDLVVSRHPVTAHWTEIARVLAPGGTYFAQHVGPSSVYELVEYFLGPQPEANRNARHPGRERAGAEAAGLEIVDLRAERLRMEFHDIGAVVHFLRKVVWMVPGFTVDQYRTRLLELHERIVAEGPFVAHSSRHLIEARRP
- a CDS encoding pilus assembly protein TadG-related protein produces the protein MISARPRGDRGSTLPIAIWLTGILLFAGFAFFAFAQAASARNGAQSAADAAALAAAQSARDELVKGLGDAVVGGDAGWWDWLDPEDLEGGEAAAAADALAAENNASVTGFAGATVAEFPGYDVEIQTNYTVGDSIIPGTENMQATADAVAVIEPRCDFDIPEDPKDVVELDCDGEPVNIDPEDFDLDDLPDASVLFSVQLAE
- a CDS encoding LLM class flavin-dependent oxidoreductase, whose amino-acid sequence is MTALGAVFRPQLPPERLRAMVRTAEDAGLEELWLWEDCFLEGGISAAAAALAWSERLRVGVGLLPVPLRNVAVTAMETATLDRLFPGRAIVGVGHGVQDWMGQVGARAESPVTLLREYLVALRALLRGERVTTDGRYVKLDDVALDWPPQAPVAILAGATGPRTLRLSGEFADGTILTAGTPPEGVRKARQLIDEGRKSASRTDAPHSVVVYLLTATGPDAAARLRAELEAEGAASVPDLGVAGDAEAVAEAVRRLTDAGADTVILQPTADEPDPEAFVRFTAEDVRPLVP
- a CDS encoding winged helix-turn-helix transcriptional regulator, with the protein product MSKDKGPYSCGLDAAVDVVGGKWKPMILWALHVGGTMRFGELRRDIGGGHSPGISEKVLSQQLRELEADGVVHREVYGEVPPRVEYSLTELGKALNTALLPLGEWGDLHMKEIISRKHSDLSKEPPVATRTG